Proteins found in one Rhodohalobacter barkolensis genomic segment:
- the nth gene encoding endonuclease III, whose product MAKLPKKTKKQKERAEQILNDLYEHYPNPVCELDHRNPFELLIATILSAQCTDVRVNKVTPALFKAYPTPDLMAEAPLEELEELVRTTGFYRNKAKSLKEASKTIVEEFDGEVPDTMKDLLKLRGAARKTANVVLGNAFNKNVGVVVDTHVKRLSNRFGLTKEKKNTNKIEKDLMALFPQEHWTNISHLMIHHGRNACKARISEPPDHPICIKYGKKCECWKMRGQK is encoded by the coding sequence GTGGCCAAACTCCCAAAGAAGACAAAAAAACAAAAAGAGCGCGCAGAGCAAATTCTGAATGATTTATATGAACACTATCCCAACCCGGTTTGTGAATTAGATCATAGAAATCCCTTTGAACTGTTAATTGCCACAATTCTGAGCGCTCAGTGTACGGATGTAAGAGTAAACAAAGTGACTCCGGCTTTATTTAAAGCCTATCCAACACCTGACTTGATGGCTGAAGCACCCCTTGAGGAACTGGAAGAGTTGGTTCGTACAACGGGATTCTATCGTAATAAAGCAAAATCTTTAAAAGAGGCTTCTAAAACCATCGTTGAAGAGTTTGACGGAGAGGTGCCTGATACCATGAAAGATCTTTTAAAACTTCGGGGAGCCGCAAGGAAAACAGCCAATGTAGTTTTAGGAAATGCATTTAATAAAAATGTTGGTGTCGTTGTGGATACTCATGTCAAAAGACTATCCAATCGTTTTGGTCTGACTAAGGAGAAAAAGAATACCAACAAAATTGAAAAAGATCTGATGGCCCTTTTTCCTCAGGAACATTGGACCAATATTTCCCACTTAATGATTCACCACGGTAGAAATGCGTGTAAGGCAAGGATATCCGAACCCCCTGACCACCCCATTTGCATTAAATATGGGAAAAAATGTGAATGCTGGAAAATGAGAGGACAGAAATAA
- a CDS encoding polyprenol monophosphomannose synthase has product MKSKSVVIIPTYDESNNVSRIVDVVMDLEPEIDILFVDDGSPDGTADLIKNKMKEFPERVNLIERKGKQGLGTAYVRGFEYALNHDYKYICEMDADFSHDPNDLPRLIEVVENGSADLAIGSRYSNGISIVNWPLRRLILSYCANLYARIITGIPVKDTTAGFKCIHHKVLESIDLNEIRSNGYAFQIEIHFRAWKAGFRLKEVSIIFKEREEGVSKMSKSIVREAIWRVWSLKFRSLIGKL; this is encoded by the coding sequence ATGAAATCAAAGTCTGTAGTAATAATTCCCACATATGATGAATCCAACAACGTCTCAAGAATTGTTGACGTGGTGATGGATTTAGAGCCGGAAATCGATATTCTCTTTGTTGATGACGGATCACCTGATGGAACAGCTGACTTGATTAAAAATAAAATGAAGGAATTTCCTGAGAGGGTGAATCTGATTGAAAGAAAGGGAAAACAAGGGTTAGGTACTGCATATGTAAGAGGTTTTGAGTACGCATTAAATCATGACTATAAATACATCTGTGAGATGGATGCTGATTTTTCTCATGACCCTAATGATCTGCCACGACTAATAGAGGTTGTTGAAAATGGATCAGCGGATTTGGCAATCGGCTCCAGATACAGTAATGGTATAAGTATTGTTAACTGGCCGTTAAGACGTTTAATTCTCTCATACTGCGCCAACTTATATGCCAGAATTATAACGGGTATCCCTGTTAAAGACACCACTGCAGGTTTTAAATGTATCCATCACAAGGTCTTGGAATCCATAGATCTGAATGAAATTCGTTCCAACGGTTACGCTTTTCAGATTGAGATACATTTCAGAGCCTGGAAAGCAGGTTTCCGTCTGAAAGAGGTCTCCATTATCTTTAAAGAAAGAGAAGAGGGTGTGTCAAAGATGTCTAAATCTATAGTTCGTGAGGCGATATGGAGAGTCTGGAGTTTAAAATTCAGGAGCTTGATTGGTAAGCTTTAA
- the amrB gene encoding AmmeMemoRadiSam system protein B: MNDTLLFDSLTSPIPGIRRDINIIPIKDDGRDLLYFHDVMGYASPNFALDNQIQTILSLINDRTSIQEISKLSNGNVSTDELLEFIQMLDQNRILDTKHFKLFSNKIEKQFENKSVRKPALSGQSYPAETEELNEYLESIFKNSSTVHNGSPKALYAPHIDLRVGLNQYSEAFSVLNSVKPKRVVILATSHYSGYFPKVYQETPFIGSGKDFELPHRTFKTDQTYLEQLDNIDSADSGFTMADRAHRIEHSIEIHLLLASHIWQHNFEIVPILVGSLDELLYHNSGDLAGKVQNFTQTLNSLDDDDTFYLISGDLSHVGKKFGDQTGANLMKKEIQSIDQNFMNASVNADSSQILDNLSSHYDSSRICGFPPLYTFLNAFTDLKGKKINYNWWDEDHTESAVSFGSVLYHKI, encoded by the coding sequence ATGAATGATACACTCCTATTTGATTCATTAACCTCACCTATACCGGGAATTCGGAGAGATATTAACATCATACCCATTAAAGATGATGGTCGTGATCTACTCTATTTTCACGATGTAATGGGATATGCTTCGCCTAATTTTGCTCTCGACAACCAAATTCAAACAATCCTATCATTGATCAACGATCGAACATCCATTCAGGAAATATCTAAACTTTCCAATGGAAATGTTTCTACGGATGAGCTATTGGAATTCATTCAAATGCTCGATCAAAATCGAATATTAGATACTAAACACTTCAAGCTTTTTTCAAACAAAATTGAGAAACAGTTTGAGAATAAATCGGTGCGTAAACCGGCTTTATCAGGGCAAAGTTATCCCGCTGAAACAGAAGAGTTAAATGAATACTTAGAATCGATTTTTAAAAACAGTTCAACCGTTCATAACGGAAGTCCTAAAGCCCTTTATGCGCCTCATATTGATCTTCGGGTTGGTCTGAATCAGTACTCAGAAGCTTTTTCAGTGCTGAATAGTGTAAAACCAAAACGAGTGGTTATCCTGGCAACAAGCCACTACTCGGGTTATTTTCCCAAAGTCTACCAGGAAACTCCATTTATAGGTTCAGGTAAGGATTTTGAACTCCCTCACCGAACTTTCAAAACGGATCAAACTTATCTTGAGCAGTTGGATAATATCGATTCTGCTGATAGTGGTTTTACAATGGCTGACAGAGCTCACAGAATAGAGCACAGTATTGAAATCCATCTGTTGCTTGCTTCCCATATTTGGCAACACAATTTTGAAATTGTTCCTATCCTTGTTGGTTCCTTAGATGAGCTTTTGTACCACAACTCCGGTGATCTTGCCGGGAAAGTTCAAAATTTCACTCAAACCCTGAACTCGTTAGATGATGATGATACTTTTTATCTGATATCCGGTGATTTGTCTCATGTAGGTAAAAAGTTTGGGGATCAGACCGGAGCCAATCTCATGAAAAAAGAGATCCAATCGATAGATCAGAATTTTATGAATGCATCTGTTAACGCTGATTCATCTCAAATTCTGGATAATCTCAGTTCTCATTACGATTCATCCAGAATATGTGGATTTCCGCCACTGTATACTTTTTTGAATGCTTTTACTGATCTGAAGGGAAAGAAAATTAATTACAATTGGTGGGATGAGGATCATACGGAAAGTGCCGTCTCATTTGGCTCAGTTCTTTATCATAAAATATGA